From Mastacembelus armatus chromosome 9, fMasArm1.2, whole genome shotgun sequence:
AACCACTATGGTGCAACTTATGAATTCTTACAGCTGTTTTTTATGGACCTGGAACTCTCTCAAAGGTCAAAAATCCAGATGGAAAGTACATCCATGTCAGACAATCACttcaccacctcctccatgcATGGAGAGGTTTCTTTCTAGGCCTGTGTCCAAATAGTTTGTCATGAACCTGTCATACATAGCCTACCTGTACACAATTTAAATCAAATCCTTTGTTGTAGGTTTTACAAACATCTACCCTGACACTTCAAACTGCTGGTATTCAGCCTCACTAACATGTCCTCTCCTGCAGCGTGAGAGCACTCTCAAGTTTTTGGACTAAtgataaacaaaagaaacaaagaaaatgagaaacagacagTATGACGATAATCCTTTAACTGCTACTTGCTCCTTGTCTACCGGCCAAATAGAACCGAATCCAAGAGCATTAAATGGAGGCAGAGACAGTGTGAGATTGACACAGCCTTCACATGCTGTGATGAGAACCTGTCGGCCACTGATGTCACTCAACAACTTCCAGATGTAGGACGCTTAAGACAGCTGAGGGGAAGTGTGAGAGATGGGGGGCTTCACCGGCTCTTTCAGTATCATCACATCAGCAGGTTTTAGACATGGGATCAGTGGTAAAACAAAGTATGCAGCGCACAGATTTGTAAGCTCCTGTCGGGAGAAAACTCTGGGTACACTGAGATTGGCATGACCATTTCCGAGACTGCGAGTCACTGCCTTTACATCAAAGTAACAGTAGGGAGCATGGGGGTGGGGGTCTTCACTGAGCTTCCTTTGGAAAACACTGACTTATTTGGCTTTCATGTCTGCACTAGGATACTGGAATTCCCTTCTGCAGAACAGGAGAGGTTTCCTAAATTGGCTGCAGGCTGAATGCTAAATAGCGAAAAAGAAGACTTCAGTTGTTTGAAAGTatgatttcagtgtttctgaatGCTtccacacattttcatgtcacaTTAAGCCAGAGATCCCAGTGCGTACTTAACAGGAAATGAAGAGCAATGTCGAAATACACCCAAGAGTGAACGACCTTGGTGTGGATGTCACCACTGGTCCTGATCTGTTAGTGGTGTGCAACAATCTGGCAGCTGGTGGATGTTTCTGGCTGTCAGCcgtcctccatctcctcctcccaTCTGTATCTCCTGAAGTCTCATGCTGTGATTGgatttgtgtttcctgtcagtATAAAATGACACAATGACCGCTCACTTCCTCTGTGGCTCACACTTTCATCaccctcttcctcatcctttCTGTAGACTCTTGTGCTTGTGTATATGCAGTCAGTATTGTTGCACAGTGGATATGGAACATTTATTTATGCAATATCACATCATCTTTTTAATGAATGTGAATCTGATCTTCTACTGACATGGCttttgaacacatttttattgtagTTTACTCCCATGCTGAAGTCATTAATTGAGGTCTGAGTATTTGTTGGGAAACACTGCCCTCTACAGGTAGTTCTAATTTGTCAAAGTGGATCTTTGTTTTCCTGAGTGGAGCTTCAGCTTCAACAAAGTGGGGTTGTGTGCATCATTTACAAGAAGGTTTTCCCATACCATCGCACACCAAAAGCCTGACATGAACATGCCTTACAGGTTTATAATAAATCACAGGTGCAACTGGGCAACAATGCATTTTCCACAGGTTTCATTTCTCTCAAGCTACATATAaatcatctctctctcactaaaATAGGCCTTCTCCAGTGGCATCCTATCCCTAAACAGCACTTGTAATAAATAGTAACCTAAATAGAACCATTGGATTGGTGAAGCTTGTGAAGGTTTAGGGCCCAAATGTCTTCATGAAAGGCAAGATAAAATCATTATTAATTGATGAAGTAATTCATACATAATATAGTAAGGCAAACTTTGTCAGAAATTAAAAGCTTGTTTGGATAACGAGTCTggaaacatacatttattttgtgctgtGTAAAGGTATAACAGATTATTATCACAGATTGATCGGCTTAGTTTTTGTTTGCAAATACAATCCTTAGCCAGAGGAATATTCTGCATcccattaaacacacacattttctttgaactGCAGATCGTGGAAAAGACCCCTTCTTCACCAACACTTTCCATGACTCACGAGGGTTGCCTGTTCCAGGACCTCAAGGTCCCCCTGGGCCTATTGGTGAGTGTTTATCGGTCTCTTCGTTGTGTTTATCCCTGACTGCACTCAGgatgtttgtgtgattgtgtgtgcataAACTCAAAGGTCTTAATACTGaaagtatttttatataaatctCATTTTGCCTTTGTCCAAGGTATTTGTGATTTTGTATGCAAAAATACTTCTCTTTCAGGAGATCACTAAACACCAAGTATGAAACCTGAGTCCATACACTTAAACCTATAACCGTCTACACACACCTTAGTGCTTTTCACAAGGcaaaacacaagtaaaaaaCACAGCACTAGCTTCTCCCAGAATTACCATAAAGTACTTGATGCTAACATGGATCTTTATATATATTACACAGGTCCCCCAGGTCCCAGAGGCCCAGCAGGACCTGCTGGTCCACCAGGACACAATGTAAGCTTGCTCAAAGCAAAGTGGTGCGTGGTACTGAGTGCAGATTTGTTCCTGTacaaatttgtcattttaaatttccTTTCTGACTCAATACAGGGGAAACCTGGAGCTCCTGGAACACAGGGCCCTGTCGGGCCAAAGGGAGAACGTGGCGAGAGAGTGAGTACACTCAAAGCTCAATACTATTCAGtaggttttctctttttttttgctttacatCTTTTAGCAAAACTCCCTGAgacatgtctttgttttttcagggtCCTCTAGGTTACCCAGGAGAGAGGGGCTTCAGAGGAGAGCCGGTAAGCAACCTCAACCCTACTGCCTTGAGGATTATGGCCTGAGTAAACAAGTGCATGGGGTGAAACATCAACACATGTCATAGATGGTTATATTATAGTAAACTATACTAACCAGGAGCACCACAAACCACAGCGATCAGTGACAACACAATCTCAGAGGCAGTGAGCTCATTCTGCTGGAATAAATCTGCTGCACTGCTTCCATTAATGTTTAAAGTCAgactcagtttgtttttcacagggAGCACCAGGACCCAAGGGAGAACCAGGAGAGAAGGGCTTACCGGTAAGAAAGTAGTTGGTGGTGGTCCACAGCTTGTGTGATGATGATACACTGTCTGGACAGGAGAGTTTTCACTTAAAGTTTGGAAGCTTAGGAAAAGTTCCCTTGTTGAGcatttaatgttttctctgtatctgtctaacctttacttttctttcacctctttcTTATTTTACAAGAACATTAATAATGTaagatctttttatttttgtcattttgtgttcattttacagTGGAATGAATCTATTCAGTGGCCTAAATTAAGTCTAACCATGACCGACATGTCAGGTTATggttacagtgtttttacaaTCACCATGTTGATTGCTGTGATTGGTGTCCAGCTGTATCTCCTTTTCTCTCACGCCCACACATTCCTATCAGTTAACAGCCATAAACTGTTTTACACTCTTGTACTTGTGTATTTATGATCTTAGCTGTTAAGGTGActaagtttgtgtgtgaaatctTTTGGTgttgatgtgttgtttttttatgttttgttttcattagtcCTTGGGGTGTGCTCTGGACTGCTGTCCCCTGTCACATCACTGTCCTCTTGACCCTAAAGCTTGTCTGACTCCCTCTGCAAGCTGCTGTCCCCATGGCTACCTTTCACAGTCGCCTTTTTTGGCATCTGACTTTggcatatacatataaatatatcaaataaaacatttactgtgcaCCGACTGAgtgaatgtacagtataataaaataatttcagaGGCAAAATCATAACCATATCATTTGAGTTCAACTGCAGTGTCTGATCTTAAGGaagcacaaagaaaatgtgaaatgtgtatGCCAAATCACTCCATATGTGTCAGTGCTGGGTCCTGGGTGGTTTTGAAGTGGTGTGCTCTGATGTGAGTGGAGTGGATACAGCgatcttttttttatctcacaATGCAACCCTGCATGATTTCATCTTCCAATACTACATCACACTAACTTTCTTCTCTGTATGTGAATATCATCGACATATTGTATCTAATGATAAAACAACACTGTGCATTTAAAACAGAATTATGGCAAAGTAGTTCTAAATTCCCAAGTTGCATTTAGGCATTATTTCTCTGTTAAGAGTTTACAGCATTGCTAATGTGAGAGTGTACTGTTAGATTAGCTAAGATTATAATGCCAGTCTATTGCTGGTGATGTAAGAAGTATTAGAGAATCACCAAAGTCAGTACAAAATCTGTCATATAGTTaatgagatatttcagtttgaacCAAAATAGTCTACTGACTGCCAAACTGACATTGCCATCTCTAAAATGCCTTGgaaatttttcctttttttcttcaaaaaaacAGTATGTACTTCATTGTTTTACTAATCAGAGTATCTCATAGTAGGAATCACTCACTTGTGCACCGAAAGCTCCAGCTATTTTCTGCATGCCATCTTTTCTAGTGGTGATGCTTTCAGCTTCATCCCTCTGCTTGACTTCTCTTGCTCCACTACCTGTTGTTATTGTGAAGTCTTATCCTTTAACAAAAGACCAATCAGATCTCAATGTAAGCGTATACTGGCTTGGTTTTGGTTAGATATCAATAGGTAACTGGTGTGACCACAGGCTTAAGAATGAACACTGTGGTGCTCAAAATACTTGCCTGGCTTATAAGGCTTCATTAGTGTTATGTCACCAACATGATGCTAGTTTGTATGTGCATGCTGATGTTGCCCAGCCCAGCATGGCAGAGACTGacttcatatacagtatagcaGCATGGCCAGAGAATGAGGGAGATGCAGATGAATGTAGGGAACAGATCATGTCTGACAGTGCTGGGCAAATATGTGGACTGTTTTAACCTTCTAACTGCTGAACTGTACTGAGAAAAATGACGAGCATCTTGGCGAGCAGTTCTTTGGCTTGTGCTCCTTACCTTGACGGCTGTATCTATCTTCACAGGGGGACGGAATACATCAGATCAGAGAGGCGCTGAAGATCTTAGCCGAGAGGGTTTTAATCCTTGAGACTATGATCGGTATTCATGGTGAGTAGGAGGCCTGAGGCAGGGTCAGCTTTAGGCAGGGGTCAAAGGTGGGGGGGGTGTGCAGGTTCAAACTCCCACTGTACCTGACTGCTGGACAGGGAGTGGGAACAGTCGTGAGCAGCCCCAGGACTCGAGTTGGTGTTTCCACCCCCTCACACAGTCCCCTTGTCACTGCTGTCTGATAGGACATTAGCTTGCAGATGTTTCAAGACTTGCAGGCTGACCTTGAGCTTCTGGCTCGGAGGGTGACACTGCTGGAGGCTATCATCTGGCCAGGTAACGCTGAGACATCCTCACCCACAGCTCTGCCGGCCCTTACTGACCTTTTTGACAGAATCTAGAGAGTGCTGTAAAGTTTCTGATTACTACATTAACAAACTGCTGAAAAGTAGatgccttttaaaaatgtattcttcTGTATGAATTGTTTTGGCTGTGTCCTACCGTATGTTTGCAGAACACTTAACAGCCCTAAAAGCCTATTTTCCCAGCATCTTACTATGAGAGAAGTGATCCTACATgaacactgtattttttttctgccgAGGTTTAATATTGTTGGTTATTTCGTAAGAAATGTTTCTCCATTTATGGATTTTCATCGCTCTTCTCACTGGTTCAAAATGGATGGTCCTTTTGTAAAAAGATGACACATGTATTTCCAAGTGTCATTTAGGATTTAGCTATGAATCAAAGTCAAATGACTACTTGTTTGTTTGATGTTACCTGCTTTATCAACCAAATCTGATCATACCACAGTTACACAAACCTGCTGAAGCAGATTAGCTGAGCTTTTAAATGGCAAActcaacaaagaaacacattcaaTACATAATTGCctaaggtgtttttttttggttttttttaccttaaatTTGATTGTTATTTAGTTATGAATGTTACTAAGATTTGAAATCAAGTTTTCAGGGGCTTTAATCATTTGTATAATAATTGTAAGTTCATGTGTACCCATGGGTGGGAAATATGTGAATCTGGCCAGCAGTGCTGCATTCATTAGTCAGTGACAGtcagaatgacagaaaataaatcaaccaTAATTTCGATAATTGATGCGTTGTTTAAGCCCTTTATTAAATGAACTGCCAGACAATGGCTGGTTttagcttctcaaatgtgagcatttgttattttatattcCTGATATTGCATATCTTTGGGATTTTGGGCTGTTGCTTGTACAAAGAATCAGTTTGAAGATACCTTGGGCACTGGGAAATTGTGATGGACATTTTATAGATGTATTAAAAATTGtatcaataacagaaaataattgCAGCCCTAATAGCCAGATGTGCCTCCTTCACAGCAAGATCCCACAATAGGATCTTATAAATCCTTTGAACACTCTGAGTAGTTctttgaataataattttaatataaaaggTGTGCAGTTGGTGTCCAATCAAAATAAGAACTCATTCAAGACACATCGATGTTAACAGCAACAAGACTAAATCAGAGCAGACTTTGATTAGGACCACAGAATTATTACGTCCATCCATATTTATGGACAGGGAGGCCCGGTTCCAACTGCTGTCTTTCTTCAACAGAGCCTGATCTAGGGTCTGGGGATGGACCATTTGGCACAGCCTCCCCTAGTTTCTACAGAGATGAGCGAGCAGGTGCGCTTCCATATCGACTTgcttctcctctgtcctccGACACCAAGGTCCGAGGGAAGTAGCCTCCCCACTCACCCTGAGGATCACAGGCTGGGTTGACTCTCCCTCCTATAGGTCTCACTGGCACTCTTCAGATTTAGACCCTATCTGATACCATCTGTAGGCTTTACTGACACATTTAGGATCGGGGACACCTCAGGGAAATTCCATTGATACTCCATAATGTCCTCCTGCATCGGGAACCTGAGAAATAGTTTGACCCCAAACCATCGCCATAACCCAACGCTTACCTTTGCATACCAATAGCTCCTTCTATATCTTGTTTATTTGCTATAGAAGTAAAGCCtctgaataaaaatgttcatgttttaaaaaaggaaaacctcAATCTTCTGTGGTGCTCCATAAGCTACAACCAGTTCTGGACAATAAGGGTCATTTAGAGTAATCAATTGAAGGAAAAATCACGTTAGGGAAGAGACTGGATTTTGAGTTTGTATTGCTTTCGCAATGTAACAGCAGTCTGAAGAGATTCCATTATTTAAGTATATTGAGCATGTACAGTTTGTAGGACACAATTACACAAGCAAACCTCTTCTTTTAGTATTAATTTTGTTATACTTCTATCATATTGTTTAACTCAATGTTATGTAGTGCACTAAAAAGATGACGTCATTGCTACTTTGTATGTGTTGCTAACAGTGTTTTGTAGTTTTCATGGTGTGAGTGTTTTCCCCCTTTAAAGTACACACTGATAAAGTGATTTAATACACAAtagtatatttacatttaatctgtgcaaaaaaaaaaaacaatgcacaaaCTTTTAGGATTGGCTGCATATCAGTGGAAACAGTCAGAAATAGTGTTGTATtctggaaacaaaacacatagaaaagaaaacaactgttcTCAGACTGGCCACTCCAGGATGCtttatacacataaacacacagaggaaataaCAAAACTGTCAAAAGAACTTGAACAAGTTTTTACCATTATTGGTAAACTGATTAAACTGTTCTGATGAAaagacttgatttttttttttttatcattttacatcAAACCtattgtgaaaatatttaatatgatCAATTGTAGTTTTTGTATTCTGTTGTAACCATTTCATAGTTTTTTCTTGCAAATGTGTTATTGTATTAAGATAATCCTCTCTAGATGGtcaatgtaataaaataatgttcattgttttgttttttttatatttcatctgTCTTCATTTGTGTGGCAAAAGaattaatgaaacacaaaatgtgcCAGTACTGCCCTTTTCACACTCTGGCGTGTATATCGGCCACTATCAGAAAATCATTAGTACATgggacagattaaaaaaaaaacaacaacaaaaaaaaaaacaaaacagcaagatCAAATCACAAGCCCTAAGACAATGCTGTGGAGAAGCAAAATCTACTCAGGAATGCTGTATTTCAACTATGATACTGAGAGGGCAGAAAATACGTGCCACCAGAAATCTGACAATTAAAATAATTGGAAAAGTAAGCCCACAGGGAAAATCCAATGTCGAAGCTCAGCAAAACCCAAGCAAAATGTATGTCcactttactgcagtacaaaCACAGCTACAGGTTCAGTCCAGGACTATGAGCTTGTCTAGGTGCTCTGTGGTGGGAGAGGGCTCTTTCCTTTAGATACCACCACAGCCTGCTGTCCTATGCTGTCATCAATAAGCAGGGAGATGGCGCCATCTAGCTGTTTTGAGGCTGCTAATGCGACTACAGCTTTCTCTGTGGGGAAGCCCATCTTCTCTAGTTGCTGGAGTCTGagagaaaacaatgtttttttttttagtaatctTTAAACCAATCCCATGATTAAAACTGTGTGTGGAAGGTTATGTGTGGTTTCAAATCACATATTCTCTCAGATACAGATATTTTATATAGTTACTGGCATTAATACGAACCGCAGAGAGGAAACTGATGATTTGGGCACCTCCACTTTAGCATCAGGGTCATCAGGAACATCCTCTAATGAGGCTTGTATCCCTGCTCTTAACATCTGCTCTTCCAGCACCTCCACCTCAGACTGTGCAGTACACTGCTCCATTATCCAGGCAGGCAATGGCTCAATCGATGGGTGGTGGTTCAAGACAGAGCGATCCCTCATGGGGGGAGCAGCTGGATTTACAGGCACCATCTGAGAAAGCGATCTAGACCTGTGACAATagatgcatttaaaatgatgaaatcTGGCAGTCAACATTCAATGAGACTTCAGATGTGAATGAGATAAATCACACCTGTGTGAGGTAGTGTAGGTGGGCAATCTGAACCTGGCTGAAGCAGGAACATATACCCAATCAGGAATGAAATCCAAAACTTTGATTTCTTCCATGTCCTGTAACATCCCAATAAATGACTGATGATCTGAGAAGTatattaagttaaaaaaaaagaactattGTGTTATAGATTTGAAAGCACTCTTCATAAATTCACACTTTGTCATAAGCCCTCAGTAGCAAATGACACACCTATGCCATGGGTTATGTATTCTAGaccattttaaatgtgatgaaTACACCAAAGACATAAAATGATGTCCAGGAGTAAAAGATAACAGTTTGTACTCCCACATACAGTCGTCAGTAGAGTGACgacacacactgaataaaaacTGCATGTAATATGTACAAAACTATATGGAACTGCATCACTGCATGAACAGAAAAAGGATACAGTTGTGTCCGATGCATATTGCACAGAAGTGAAGCAGGGCAGGTGTTCCCGGCAGCAACAGCAGACCAATCAGCAGAAGGAGCCAGGGGAGAAACCAGACGGGCAAACACCTCAGCAGCCTCCTCTGTGTCACCTGACGACACTGCGCTGTAAACAGAGCCAGGTGGATGGCAGAGTAACCACAGATCCGACTTGCCTCGCCCGCACCAACAAAGAGGACCAGGGTATAAAGCAGAGGTAATACTGTCATTGTCAGGATGGAAAGGGCGAGGAAGGCGACTGTTCCCCAGCGTCGCTCTTGACATGGTCCAACCAGCAGCAGGAGAGCAACACTGACCAGCAGAGAGGGAAGGTCATCATGACTGATGGCATAAAGGAACACATCTAACAATAGAAGGATTTAAAAACTGCGTTATATACTTTGAACATTGACATATCACATATACTTGTATACTCATGAATCAAGCCATTGTAGTTACCTCTGAACCTTGGGAAGTCTCCACCTGGACCTATGCTGAGACTTGCTTGGATGCCCCCAGCATAGATCAGCAGCATGAGTGTTACCAATGAAGATGACCCCAGACAGAATCCACGGCGATCTGATCCAAACCAAaaccacactgaccacaaacgACCAAGCATTGTTTAGATCAGCAGCAGGTTCTCCACTCACTTGTTCTTATATGACATAATTATGGTAAACAAACATATGTTGTTGCTCATAACAAGCACGGCGTCTTGcaaaaatatacacagacaACCGTAGTTATTTCTCACAATATCACAGCGGGAGTCTATAAGGGCAGGTTATAAATCTACAAGCTGCAAAATCCTCCATGATTTATCTTTGCAAATACCCTTTTCCAACAGCATTTTATGTGCAGAGAAAGGCTGTG
This genomic window contains:
- the rhbdd3 gene encoding rhomboid domain-containing protein 3, with protein sequence MLGRLWSVWFWFGSDRRGFCLGSSSLVTLMLLIYAGGIQASLSIGPGGDFPRFRDVFLYAISHDDLPSLLVSVALLLLVGPCQERRWGTVAFLALSILTMTVLPLLYTLVLFVGAGEASRICGYSAIHLALFTAQCRQVTQRRLLRCLPVWFLPWLLLLIGLLLLPGTPALLHFCAICIGHNYHQSFIGMLQDMEEIKVLDFIPDWVYVPASARFRLPTYTTSHRSRSLSQMVPVNPAAPPMRDRSVLNHHPSIEPLPAWIMEQCTAQSEVEVLEEQMLRAGIQASLEDVPDDPDAKVEVPKSSVSSLRLQQLEKMGFPTEKAVVALAASKQLDGAISLLIDDSIGQQAVVVSKGKSPLPPQST